A genomic window from Scophthalmus maximus strain ysfricsl-2021 chromosome 17, ASM2237912v1, whole genome shotgun sequence includes:
- the cant1a gene encoding soluble calcium-activated nucleotidase 1 isoform X1, whose product MTRVQHSGRNRQRGPSRPLSSMPAPSGSARLEQNEPMNSLRISVGGLPVLASMANATDPRFRLKWRPIVAVAVALTALLLLFVHFASGFRPRPYSSPGLRAPHSDTRQSDSHYNDTYPLSPPERTPQGTRYRIGVIADLDTSSRSDKKLTWFSCLRRGYLLVSESGDKVAVEWDAGKVVLESHLSEKGRGMELSELVVFNGKLYSVDDRTGVVYHIDGDKAVPWVILPDGDGSVAKGFKAEWLAVKDEHLYIGGLGKEWTTTEGEFVNNNPEWVKVVGFRGDVRHENWVPRYRSLKSAAGIEPPGYLIHESAAWSDTLQRWFFLPRRASKDRYEETADERRGTNLALSSSADFKDVIVSRVGPLNPTHGFSSFKFVPNTDDQIVLALKSEEDAGKVATYIMAFTLDGRVLLPETKIGDVKYEGVEFI is encoded by the exons ATGACACGGGTTCAGCATTCGGGCAGGAACAGACAAAGAG GTCCCTCCAGGCCTCTGTCTTCCATGCCTGCTCCCTCAGGCTCCGCTCGACTGGAGCAGAATGAGCCTATGAACTCCCTGCGAATCTCCGTAGGAGGCCTCCCCGTTCTGGCCTCCATGGCCAACGCCACTGACCCTCGCTTTCGGCTCAAATGGAGGCCCATCGTGGCGGTGGCCGTCGCCCTCACCGCGCTCCTGCTGCTCTTCGTACACTTCGCCTCGGGCTTCCGCCCCCGCCCCTACAGCTCGCCCGGCTTGCGAGCCCCCCACAGTGACACCAGGCAGTCCGATTCCCATTACAACGACACCTACCCTCTCAGTCCGCCTGAGCGCACGCCGCAGGGCACCCGCTACCGCATCGGGGTCATCGCCGACCTGGACACCAGCTCCCGCAGTGACAAGAAGCTGACGTGGTTCAGCTGCCTGCGGCGGGGCTACCTGCTGGTGTCCGAGAGCGGCGACAAGGTGGCGGTGGAATGGGATGCGGGCAAGGTGGTGCTGGAAAGCCACCTGTCGGAGAAAGGCAGGGGCATGGAGCTTTCTGAGCTGGTGGTGTTCAATGGGAAGCTCTACAGTGTCGACGACAGAACGGGCGTCGTCTACCACATCGACGGAGACAAGGCTGTGCCCTGGGTCATCTTACCTGACGGCGATGGCAGCGTTGCCAAAG GGTTCAAAGCTGAGTGGCTGGCAGTGAAAGACGAGCACCTGTACATCGGTGGTCTGGGGAAGGAGTGGACCACCACCGAGGGCGAGTTCGTCAACAACAACCCAGAGTGGGTAAAAGTGGTTGGCTTTAGAGGGGACGTACGACACGAGAACTGGGTTCCCAGGTACAGATCTCTGAAGTCGGCTGCCGGGATCGAACCCCCAG GCTACCTTATCCACGAGTCAGCAGCGTGGAGCGACACTCTGCAGCGCTGGTTTTTCCTCCCTCGCCGCGCCAGCAAGGACCGCTACGAGGAGACGGCGGACGAGCGCCGTGGCACCAACCTCGCCCTGAGCAGCTCGGCGGATTTCAAAGACGTCATTGTGAGCCGAGTGGGTCCCCTGAACCCCACGCACGGCTTCTCCTCCTTCAAGTTTGTCCCCAACACGGACGACCAGATCGTTCTGGCACTCAAGTCGGAGGAAGACGCCGGAAAGGTGGCTACATACATCATGGCCTTCACACTTGACGGACGCGTCCTTTTACCCGAGACCAAGATCGGGGACGTGAAATATGAAGGCGTGGAGTTCATATAG
- the cant1a gene encoding soluble calcium-activated nucleotidase 1 isoform X2, whose translation MPAPSGSARLEQNEPMNSLRISVGGLPVLASMANATDPRFRLKWRPIVAVAVALTALLLLFVHFASGFRPRPYSSPGLRAPHSDTRQSDSHYNDTYPLSPPERTPQGTRYRIGVIADLDTSSRSDKKLTWFSCLRRGYLLVSESGDKVAVEWDAGKVVLESHLSEKGRGMELSELVVFNGKLYSVDDRTGVVYHIDGDKAVPWVILPDGDGSVAKGFKAEWLAVKDEHLYIGGLGKEWTTTEGEFVNNNPEWVKVVGFRGDVRHENWVPRYRSLKSAAGIEPPGYLIHESAAWSDTLQRWFFLPRRASKDRYEETADERRGTNLALSSSADFKDVIVSRVGPLNPTHGFSSFKFVPNTDDQIVLALKSEEDAGKVATYIMAFTLDGRVLLPETKIGDVKYEGVEFI comes from the exons ATGCCTGCTCCCTCAGGCTCCGCTCGACTGGAGCAGAATGAGCCTATGAACTCCCTGCGAATCTCCGTAGGAGGCCTCCCCGTTCTGGCCTCCATGGCCAACGCCACTGACCCTCGCTTTCGGCTCAAATGGAGGCCCATCGTGGCGGTGGCCGTCGCCCTCACCGCGCTCCTGCTGCTCTTCGTACACTTCGCCTCGGGCTTCCGCCCCCGCCCCTACAGCTCGCCCGGCTTGCGAGCCCCCCACAGTGACACCAGGCAGTCCGATTCCCATTACAACGACACCTACCCTCTCAGTCCGCCTGAGCGCACGCCGCAGGGCACCCGCTACCGCATCGGGGTCATCGCCGACCTGGACACCAGCTCCCGCAGTGACAAGAAGCTGACGTGGTTCAGCTGCCTGCGGCGGGGCTACCTGCTGGTGTCCGAGAGCGGCGACAAGGTGGCGGTGGAATGGGATGCGGGCAAGGTGGTGCTGGAAAGCCACCTGTCGGAGAAAGGCAGGGGCATGGAGCTTTCTGAGCTGGTGGTGTTCAATGGGAAGCTCTACAGTGTCGACGACAGAACGGGCGTCGTCTACCACATCGACGGAGACAAGGCTGTGCCCTGGGTCATCTTACCTGACGGCGATGGCAGCGTTGCCAAAG GGTTCAAAGCTGAGTGGCTGGCAGTGAAAGACGAGCACCTGTACATCGGTGGTCTGGGGAAGGAGTGGACCACCACCGAGGGCGAGTTCGTCAACAACAACCCAGAGTGGGTAAAAGTGGTTGGCTTTAGAGGGGACGTACGACACGAGAACTGGGTTCCCAGGTACAGATCTCTGAAGTCGGCTGCCGGGATCGAACCCCCAG GCTACCTTATCCACGAGTCAGCAGCGTGGAGCGACACTCTGCAGCGCTGGTTTTTCCTCCCTCGCCGCGCCAGCAAGGACCGCTACGAGGAGACGGCGGACGAGCGCCGTGGCACCAACCTCGCCCTGAGCAGCTCGGCGGATTTCAAAGACGTCATTGTGAGCCGAGTGGGTCCCCTGAACCCCACGCACGGCTTCTCCTCCTTCAAGTTTGTCCCCAACACGGACGACCAGATCGTTCTGGCACTCAAGTCGGAGGAAGACGCCGGAAAGGTGGCTACATACATCATGGCCTTCACACTTGACGGACGCGTCCTTTTACCCGAGACCAAGATCGGGGACGTGAAATATGAAGGCGTGGAGTTCATATAG
- the syngr2a gene encoding synaptogyrin-2a, whose product MQSSAYGASLAGGAFDLASFVRQPQTILRCLSWIFSIVVFATITAEGYINSASAQDVKCMFNGNDSACSYGVGIGVLAFLACVAFVVLDAYFPQISNAKERKYIVIGDLVFSVAWTLLWFICFCVLANQWSHTTDKSALPGDAAQAVVAFSFFSVISWALLSYFAYARYRQGVNDFDQDYRDPASDHTTPYPPAPYASGPTGYQQSPFAQNQEQPGDYQPPAY is encoded by the exons atgCAGAGCAGTGCTTACGGGGCCTCTCTGGCCGGCGGGGCTTTCGACTTGGCGAGTTTCGTCCGACAGCCGCAGACCATTCTGCGCTGCCTGAGCTGG ATATTTTCCATTGTGGTCTTTGCGACGATCACAGCAGAGGGCTACATCAACTCAGCCAGCGCGCAAGATGTCAAGTGCATGTTCAACGGCAACGACAGCGCCTGCAGCTACGGTGTGGGGATCGGAGTCCTTGCCTTCCTGGCTTGCGTTGCCTTCGTCGTGCTGGACGCCTACTTCCCGCAGATCAGCAATGCCAAGGAGAGAAAATACATTGTTATCGGAGATTTAGTCTTCTCAG TGGCTTGGACATTGCTGTGGTTCATCTGCTTCTGTGTCCTGGCCAACCAGTGGTCCCACACGACTGATAAATCTGCTCTCCCTGGTGATGCCGCCCAGGCTGTCGTggccttctccttcttctcggTCATCTCCTGG GCTCTCTTGTCCTACTTTGCGTATGCGAGGTATCGCCAGGGCGTGAATGACTTCGACCAGGACTACAGAGACCCGGCCAGCGACCACACCACTCCGTACCCGCCTGCGCCATACGCCAGCGGTCCCACGGGCTACCAGCAGTCGCCTTTCGCCCAAAATCAGGAGCAACCTGGGGACTACCAACCTCCTGCTTATTGA